In Labeo rohita strain BAU-BD-2019 chromosome 16, IGBB_LRoh.1.0, whole genome shotgun sequence, one DNA window encodes the following:
- the mrpl17 gene encoding 39S ribosomal protein L17, mitochondrial, translating into MRLTVRALISHGRVARRIGLGPESRINMLRNILTGLVRHERIETTRARADEVRFYAEKLIDYAKNGDTNEKSMKMADFWLTEKDLIPKLFKVLAARFENRTGGYTRMARIPNRENLDRAPMTVLEYKGNPFPPLFPMKRVSELNLLNQLLKACREEKAQMVSEKKDL; encoded by the exons ATGCGACTCACTGTGCGGGCGTTGATTTCTCATGGCCGAGTGGCCCGTCGGATAGGACTCGGACCTGAGTCCAGAATCAACATGCTAAGGAACATCCTCACCGGTCTGGTTCGACACGAGAGAATAGAGACAACAAGAGCCCGAGCCGATGAGGTTCGCTTCTACGCTGAAAAG ttgaTTGATTATGCTAAAAATGGAGATACTAATGAGAAGTCCATGAAAATGGCTGATTTCTGGCTCACA GAGAAAGATTTGatccccaaactttttaaagttttggcGGCACGATTTGAGAATCGGACGGGTGGATATACACGCATGGCTCGCATTCCTAACAGGGAGAATCTGGACCGCGCGCCTATGACTGTCCTGGAGTATAAAGGCAACCCTTTCCCTCCGCTGTTCCCCATGAAACGCGTCAGTGAATTGAACTTGTTAAACCAACTTCTGAAAGCATGCAGAGAAGAAAAAGCTCAAATGGTGTCTGAGAAAAAGGACTTATGA
- the LOC127178778 gene encoding trypsin-2-like isoform X4 — translation MQEWIKTFIKQVQSAVMRSLVFLVLLGAAFALDDDKIVGGYECTPYSQPWQVSLNSGYHFCGGSLVNENWVVSAAHCYQSRIEVRLGEYNIAVNEGSEQFIDSAKIFRHPNYDSWTTDSNIMLIKLSTPATLNQYVQPISLPSSFPAAGTMCTVTGWGNTMSSTAYSDKLQCLDIPILSDSDCNNFYPGMITSNMFCAGYPEGGKGSCQGDSGGPVVCNGQLQGIVSWDFGCAEKNRPGVYVKVCMFSQWIADVMSSS, via the exons ATGCAAGAGTGGATCAAGACTTTCATCAAACAGGTTCAATCAGCAGTCATGAGGTCTTTGGTGTTCCTGGTGCTCCTTGGAGCCGCCT TTGCTCTGGATGATGACAAGATTGTTGGTGGGTATGAGTGCACACCCTATTCCCAGCCCTGGCAGGTGTCTCTGAACTCTGGCTACCACTTCTGCGGTGGCTCTCTGGTCAACGAGAACTGGGTTGTGTCTGCTGCTCACTGCTACCAGTC ACGTATTGAGGTCCGTTTGGGCGAGTACAACATCGCAGTTAATGAGGGATCTGAACAGTTCATCGATTCTGCAAAGATCTTCCGCCATCCCAACTATGACTCCTGGACCACTGACAGTAACATCATGCTGATCAAGCTTAGCACTCCCGCTACCCTCAATCAGTATGTGCAGCCCATCTCCCTGCCCAGTAGCTTTCCCGCCGCTGGCACCATGTGCACTGTTACTGGCTGGGGAAACACCATGAGCTCCA CTGCTTATTCTGACAAGCTTCAGTGTCTGGACATCCCCATCCTGTCCGACAGCGACTGCAACAACTTCTACCCTGGTATGATAACCAGTAACATGTTCTGCGCTGGATACCCGGAGGGAGGAAAGGGCTCTTGCCAG GGTGACTCTGGTGGTCCTGTGGTGTGCAACGGTCAGCTGCAAGGTATTGTGTCCTGGGATTTTGGCTGTGCTGAGAAGAATCGTCCTGGTGTCTATGTCAAG GTGTGCATGTTCAGCCAATGGATCGCCGACGTCATGAGCAGCAGCTAA
- the LOC127178778 gene encoding trypsin-2-like isoform X12, which produces MRSLVFLVLLGAAFALDDDKIVGGYECTPYSQPWQVSLNSGYHFCGGSLVNENWVVSAAHCYQSRIEVRLGEYNIAVNEGSEQFIDSAKIFRHPNYDSWTTDSNIMLIKLSTPATLNQYVQPISLPSSFPAAGTMCTVTGWGNTMSSTAYSDKLQCLDIPILSDSDCNNFYPGMITSNMFCAGYPEGGKGSCQGDSGGPVVCNGQLQGIVSWDFGCAEKNRPGVYVKVCMFSQWIADVMSSS; this is translated from the exons TTGCTCTGGATGATGACAAGATTGTTGGTGGGTATGAGTGCACACCCTATTCCCAGCCCTGGCAGGTGTCTCTGAACTCTGGCTACCACTTCTGCGGTGGCTCTCTGGTCAACGAGAACTGGGTTGTGTCTGCTGCTCACTGCTACCAGTC ACGTATTGAGGTCCGTTTGGGCGAGTACAACATCGCAGTTAATGAGGGATCTGAACAGTTCATCGATTCTGCAAAGATCTTCCGCCATCCCAACTATGACTCCTGGACCACTGACAGTAACATCATGCTGATCAAGCTTAGCACTCCCGCTACCCTCAATCAGTATGTGCAGCCCATCTCCCTGCCCAGTAGCTTTCCCGCCGCTGGCACCATGTGCACTGTTACTGGCTGGGGAAACACCATGAGCTCCA CTGCTTATTCTGACAAGCTTCAGTGTCTGGACATCCCCATCCTGTCCGACAGCGACTGCAACAACTTCTACCCTGGTATGATAACCAGTAACATGTTCTGCGCTGGATACCCGGAGGGAGGAAAGGGCTCTTGCCAG GGTGACTCTGGTGGTCCTGTGGTGTGCAACGGTCAGCTGCAAGGTATTGTGTCCTGGGATTTTGGCTGTGCTGAGAAGAATCGTCCTGGTGTCTATGTCAAG GTGTGCATGTTCAGCCAATGGATCGCCGACGTCATGAGCAGCAGCTAA
- the LOC127178778 gene encoding trypsin-1-like isoform X3 — protein MQVWIKTFIKQVQSAVMRSLVFLVLLGAAFALDDDKIVGGYECTPYSQPWQVSLNSGYHFCGGSLVNENWIVSAAHCYKSRIEVRLGEHNIAINEGSEQFIDSAKVIRHPSFDSYTLDSDIMLIKLSTAATLNQYVQPISLPSGCAAAGTKCSVTGWGNTMSSTADSDKLQCLEIPILSDSDCSNSYPGMITNTMFCAGYLEGGKDSCQGDSGGPVVCKGQLHGIVSWGYGCAEKNHPGVYGKVCMFSQWIADTMSSN, from the exons ATGCAAGTGTGGATCAAGACTTTCATCAAACAGGTTCAATCAGCAGTCATGAGGTCTTTGGTGTTCCTGGTGCTCCTTGGAGCTGCCT TTGCTCTGGATGATGACAAGATTGTTGGTGGGTATGAGTGCACACCCTACTCCCAGCCCTGGCAGGTGTCTCTGAACTCTGGCTACCACTTCTGCGGTGGCTCTCTGGTCAACGAGAACTGGATTGTGTCTGCTGCTCACTGCTACAAGTC ACGTATTGAGGTCCGTTTGGGTGAGCACAACATCGCAATTAATGAGGGATCTGAACAGTTCATCGATTCTGCAAAGGTCATCCGCCACCCCAGCTTTGACTCCTATACCCTTGACAGTGACATCATGCTGATCAAGCTTAGCACTGCTGCTACCCTCAATCAGTATGTACAGCCCATCTCCCTGCCCAGTGGCTGTGCTGCTGCTGGTACCAAGTGCAGTGTTACTGGCTGGGGAAACACCATGAGCTCCA CTGCTGACTCCGACAAGCTTCAGTGCCTGGAGATCCCCATCCTGTCCGACAGCGACTGCAGCAACTCTTACCCTGGTATGATCACCAATACCATGTTCTGCGCTGGATACCTGGAGGGAGGAAAGGACTCTTGCCAG GGTGACTCTGGTGGTCCTGTGGTGTGCAAGGGTCAGCTGCACGGTATTGTGTCATGGGGCTATGGCTGTGCTGAGAAGAATCATCCTGGCGTCTATGGCAAG GTGTGCATGTTCAGCCAATGGATCGCTGACACCATGAGCAGCAACTAA
- the LOC127178778 gene encoding trypsin-1-like isoform X2 translates to MQVWIKTFIKQVQSAVMRSLVFLVLLGAAFALDDDKIVGGYECTPYSQPWQVSLNSGYHFCGGSLVNENWIVSAAHCYKSRIEVRLGEHNIAINEGSEQFIDSAKVIRHPSFDSYTLDSDIMLIKLSTAATLNQYVQPISLPSGCAAAGTKCSVTGWGNTMSSTADSDKLQCLEIPILSDSDCSNSYPGMITNTMFCAGYLEGGKDSCQGDSGGPVVCNSQLHGIVSWGYGCAEKNHPGVYAKVCMFSQWIADTMSSN, encoded by the exons ATGCAAGTGTGGATCAAGACTTTCATCAAACAGGTTCAATCAGCAGTCATGAGGTCTTTGGTGTTCCTGGTGCTCCTTGGAGCTGCCT TTGCTCTGGATGATGACAAGATTGTTGGTGGGTATGAGTGCACACCCTACTCCCAGCCCTGGCAGGTGTCTCTGAACTCTGGCTACCACTTCTGCGGTGGCTCTCTGGTCAACGAGAACTGGATTGTGTCTGCTGCTCACTGCTACAAGTC ACGTATTGAGGTCCGTTTGGGTGAGCACAACATCGCAATTAATGAGGGATCTGAACAGTTCATCGATTCTGCAAAGGTCATCCGCCACCCCAGCTTTGACTCCTATACCCTTGACAGTGACATCATGCTGATCAAGCTTAGCACTGCTGCTACCCTCAATCAGTATGTACAGCCCATCTCCCTGCCCAGTGGCTGTGCTGCTGCTGGTACCAAGTGCAGTGTTACTGGCTGGGGAAACACCATGAGCTCCA CTGCTGACTCCGACAAGCTTCAGTGCCTGGAGATCCCCATCCTGTCCGACAGCGACTGCAGCAACTCTTACCCTGGTATGATCACCAATACCATGTTCTGCGCTGGATACCTGGAGGGAGGAAAGGACTCTTGCCAG GGTGACTCTGGTGGTCCTGTGGTGTGCAACAGTCAGCTTCACGGTATTGTGTCCTGGGGTTATGGCTGTGCTGAGAAGAATCATCCTGGTGTCTATGCCAAG GTGTGCATGTTCAGCCAATGGATCGCTGACACCATGAGCAGCAACTAA
- the LOC127178778 gene encoding trypsin-1-like isoform X1, producing MQVWIKTFIKQVQSAVMRSLVFLVLLGAAFALDDDKIVGGYECTPYSQPWQVSLNSGYHFCGGSLVNENWIVSAAHCYKSRIEVRLGEHNIAINEGSEQFIDSAKVIRHPSFDSYTLDSDIMLIKLSTAATLNQYVQPISLPSGCAAAGTKCSVTGWGNTMSSTADSDKLQCLEIPILSDSDCSNSYPGMITNTMFCAGYLEGGKDSCQGDSGGPVVCKGQLHGIVSWGYGCAEKNHPGVYGKVCMFSQWIADTMSSN from the exons ATGCAAGTGTGGATCAAGACTTTCATCAAACAGGTTCAATCAGCAGTCATGAGGTCTTTGGTGTTCCTGGTGCTCCTTGGAGCTGCCT TTGCTCTGGATGATGACAAGATTGTTGGTGGGTATGAGTGCACACCCTACTCCCAGCCCTGGCAGGTGTCTCTGAACTCTGGCTACCACTTCTGCGGTGGCTCTCTGGTCAACGAGAACTGGATTGTGTCTGCTGCTCACTGCTACAAGTC ACGTATTGAGGTCCGTTTGGGTGAGCACAACATCGCAATTAATGAGGGATCTGAACAGTTCATCGATTCTGCAAAGGTCATCCGCCACCCCAGCTTTGACTCCTATACCCTTGACAGTGACATCATGCTGATCAAGCTTAGCACTGCTGCTACCCTCAATCAGTATGTACAGCCCATCTCCCTGCCCAGTGGCTGTGCTGCTGCTGGTACCAAGTGCAGTGTTACTGGCTGGGGAAACACCATGAGCTCCA CTGCTGACTCCGACAAGCTTCAGTGCCTGGAGATCCCCATCCTGTCCGACAGCGACTGCAGCAACTCTTACCCTGGTATGATCACCAATACCATGTTCTGCGCTGGATACCTGGAGGGAGGAAAGGACTCTTGCCAG GGTGACTCTGGTGGTCCTGTGGTGTGCAAGGGTCAGCTGCACGGTATTGTGTCATGGGGCTATGGCTGTGCTGAGAAGAATCATCCTGGCGTCTATGGCAAG GTGTGCATGTTCAGCCAATGGATCGCCGACACCATGAGCAGCAACTAA
- the LOC127178778 gene encoding trypsin-1-like isoform X5 produces MRSLVFLVLLGAAFALDDDKIVGGYECTPYSQPWQVSLNSGYHFCGGSLVNENWIVSAAHCYKSRIEVRLGEHNIAINEGSEQFIDSAKVIRHPSFDSYTLDSDIMLIKLSTAATLNQYVQPISLPSGCAAAGTKCSVTGWGNTMSSTADSDKLQCLEIPILSDSDCSNSYPGMITNTMFCAGYLEGGKDSCQGDSGGPVVCKGQLHGIVSWGYGCAEKNHPGVYGKVCMFSQWIADTMSSN; encoded by the exons TTGCTCTGGATGATGACAAGATTGTTGGTGGGTATGAGTGCACACCCTACTCCCAGCCCTGGCAGGTGTCTCTGAACTCTGGCTACCACTTCTGCGGTGGCTCTCTGGTCAACGAGAACTGGATTGTGTCTGCTGCTCACTGCTACAAGTC ACGTATTGAGGTCCGTTTGGGTGAGCACAACATCGCAATTAATGAGGGATCTGAACAGTTCATCGATTCTGCAAAGGTCATCCGCCACCCCAGCTTTGACTCCTATACCCTTGACAGTGACATCATGCTGATCAAGCTTAGCACTGCTGCTACCCTCAATCAGTATGTACAGCCCATCTCCCTGCCCAGTGGCTGTGCTGCTGCTGGTACCAAGTGCAGTGTTACTGGCTGGGGAAACACCATGAGCTCCA CTGCTGACTCCGACAAGCTTCAGTGCCTGGAGATCCCCATCCTGTCCGACAGCGACTGCAGCAACTCTTACCCTGGTATGATCACCAATACCATGTTCTGCGCTGGATACCTGGAGGGAGGAAAGGACTCTTGCCAG GGTGACTCTGGTGGTCCTGTGGTGTGCAAGGGTCAGCTGCACGGTATTGTGTCATGGGGCTATGGCTGTGCTGAGAAGAATCATCCTGGCGTCTATGGCAAG GTGTGCATGTTCAGCCAATGGATCGCCGACACCATGAGCAGCAACTAA
- the LOC127178778 gene encoding trypsin-2-like isoform X8 translates to MRSLVFLVLLGAAFALDDDKIVGGYECTPYSQPWQVSLNSGYHFCGGSLVNENWVVSAAHCYMSRIEVRLGEHNIVINEGSEQFIYSDKVIRHPNYSSWDLDSDIMLIKLSTPATLNQYVQPVALPSGCAPAGTKCSVTGWGNTMSSTADSNKLQCLEIPILSDSDCNNSYPGMITSTMFCAGYLEGGKDSCQGDSGGPVVCNGQLHGIVSWGYGCAEKNHPGVYAKVCMFSQWIADTMSSN, encoded by the exons TTGCTCTGGATGATGACAAGATTGTTGGTGGGTACGAGTGCACACCCTATTCCCAGCCCTGGCAGGTGTCTCTGAACTCTGGCTACCACTTCTGTGGTGGCTCTCTGGTCAACGAGAACTGGGTTGTGTCTGCTGCTCACTGCTACATGTC ACGTATTGAGGTCCGTTTGGGTGAGCATAACATTGTTATTAATGAGGGATCTGAACAGTTCATCTACTCTGACAAGGTCATCCGCCACCCCAACTACAGCTCATGGGACCTTGATAGTGACATCATGCTGATCAAGCTTAGCACTCCTGCTACCCTCAATCAGTATGTGCAGCCTGTGGCTCTGCCCAGTGGCTGTGCCCCCGCTGGCACCAAGTGCAGTGTTACTGGCTGGGGAAACACCATGAGCTCCA CTGCTGATTCCAACAAGCTTCAGTGTCTGGAGATCCCCATCCTGTCCGACAGCGACTGCAACAACTCCTACCCTGGTATGATCACCAGTACCATGTTCTGCGCTGGATACCTGGAGGGAGGAAAGGACTCTTGCCAG GGTGACTCTGGTGGTCCTGTGGTGTGCAATGGTCAGCTGCATGGTATTGTGTCCTGGGGTTATGGCTGTGCTGAGAAGAATCATCCTGGTGTCTATGCCAAG GTGTGCATGTTCAGCCAATGGATCGCCGACACCATGAGCAGCAACTAA
- the LOC127178778 gene encoding trypsin-2-like isoform X7: MRSLVFLVLLGAAFALDDDKIVGGYECTPYSQPWQVSLNSGYHFCGGSLVNENWVVSAAHCYMSRIEVRLGEHNIVINEGSEQFIYSDKVIRHPNYSSWDLDSDIMLIKLSTPATLNQYVQPVALPSGCAPAGTKCSVTGWGNTMSSTADSNKLQCLEIPILSDSDCNNSYPGMITSTMFCAGYLEGGKDSCQGDSGGPVVCNGQLHGIVSWGYGCAEKNHPGVYAKVCMFSQWIADTMSSN, encoded by the exons ATGAGGTCTTTGGTGTTCCTGGTGCTCCTTGGAGCCGCCT TTGCTCTGGATGATGACAAGATTGTTGGTGGGTACGAGTGCACACCCTATTCCCAGCCCTGGCAGGTGTCTCTGAACTCTGGCTACCACTTCTGTGGTGGCTCTCTGGTCAACGAGAACTGGGTTGTGTCTGCTGCTCACTGCTACATGTC ACGTATTGAGGTCCGTTTGGGTGAGCATAACATTGTTATTAATGAGGGATCTGAACAGTTCATCTACTCTGACAAGGTCATCCGCCACCCCAACTACAGCTCATGGGACCTTGATAGTGACATCATGCTGATCAAGCTTAGCACTCCTGCTACCCTCAATCAGTATGTGCAGCCTGTGGCTCTGCCCAGTGGCTGTGCCCCCGCTGGCACCAAGTGCAGTGTTACTGGCTGGGGAAACACCATGAGCTCCA CTGCTGATTCCAACAAGCTTCAGTGTCTGGAGATCCCCATCCTGTCCGACAGCGACTGCAACAACTCCTACCCTGGTATGATCACCAGTACCATGTTCTGCGCTGGATACCTGGAGGGAGGAAAGGACTCTTGCCAG GGTGACTCTGGTGGTCCTGTGGTGTGCAATGGTCAGCTGCATGGTATTGTGTCCTGGGGTTATGGCTGTGCTGAGAAGAATCATCCTGGTGTCTATGCCAAG GTGTGCATGTTCAGCCAATGGATCGCCGACACCATGAGCAGCAACTAA